ATAATGCCCAGCCTGAAGGAATATTAGTCACAGAACCTGACCACAAAATTATGCCGCCTTTGGGCACCATATAAAACTCAATATTTCCTGACTTTGAATAAAGTTCTCCGGAACTGTTGACTCCGACAGACACAGTTTTTGTTGAAACCTGCACTTTTATCTCGGAATTCGAAGATAAGTTTTCAGCAGAGTTTGAATGTAAAGCATACGCTTGCGTCATTATTTTTTCTCTTGGTACAAGCTCTATGCCATTTACAACCAGCTGAAGCCATATGTCTTTTTTACGCCAGTCTATATTCGGGAGCATTGTATAAGTGAATATCCCGCTTGTAACATTAATATTTTTATTACCGCTTTCCCACAGAGCCGTCCCGCCTGTTTCATTTTCATACAGCTTAAAATTCATTTGCGCCGTACCATTTACAAGGGTTTGATAACTTTTAAGCCTTCCGTTATATCTTATCTCATTAGGCACTTCGGCCAGAGTCATGCATGTAAACATAAAAAATACAAATAATGAAGGCAATATTTTTCTCATTTATTACACACCTCTCAATTTACATATTTACGTTGCTTGATTTTAATCCATGAAAAAACGAATATTATATTACAAAAATTTGTAAATAAAATCAAAAGTTTTATTTATATTAAGTTACATAATTGCGGCTTTTTGCAAAATTGCTGCTGATTTATATATACAACTAAAAAACGTATAGATTAAAATCTATACGTTTTTTGCTTTTTATTTATTGGATAATGATTACAATATGTTTATCGCGCTTAAATATTTTTTTAAATTGGGGCATTTGTATTTTTTTAAGAATTTTCACTTTTTCTTTTGCCCCTCTGCTGAGATAAACTCAAAAATTCCTTTTGCTCCTTGAACCTGTTTTGTATCCCCAAATTTTTCCTTCTCTCTGCTTTTAATGCCTCTTTTTAAGCTCCTTTCTTTTGTTTCGCCCATTCTTTCACTTCTGTTTTTAAAAACCAATGCCTGCGACCAATTTTGCGATATGGCATAGGGTATGCGTTTTTATAATTCGTTTGTTGGTGTACGTACCATTCACTTACACCTATTTCTTTTGCAATTTCTGAAAGCGTTAATAAATCTTCTTGTGGTCGCACTATGTCTTTATTCATTTTGTGTTCACCTCCCTTTTTTGTGTTTGTTAAACAAACTTTTTTTGCACATAATAAAGGCTAAATGTGCCGTAGATAGCAGCATTCAGCCTTTTTTCCAAACAGAGAGAGACGCTGACCAAAGCGCTGCCCTGCATGGTGGTATTTTTTTAACCTCTTTTTTTCTTTCTGCGTTTTTGGACATTTCTCTCTCTCTACTAATTTATTAAGTTACTCTACTACTAGCACTATCTTTTGAAACTTATTTTTTTGTTTTCTTTTCTTTATTTTGTAAAATAAAAAAAGCCGTCAAATTTTTATAACCAATCAGGGGATTGTGTTTTTATTGTATTTAACGGCTTCTCTATTCGGGGGCGAATAATGAAAGGGCTGCGACACCCTATAAAATCGCCTTTATTTTGATTTAAAATTTTTTCTATTAAGTTATTATTGCCGCAGTTTTTCATTTAAACCTTCTTTATTATTTGTTCTTTTGTATTTCTTTTATGGGAGTACTATACTCTTACTTGGTTGTATTGTCAAGTAGATTTTTTATCATCTAAAAATAAGGAAAAAGGAGCGTCCATGAAACAAAAAAAAGTTGTAGGTAAAACAATTAAAGCTGCGGCGTTTGACGCAGGATTAACGCAAACAGAGTTAGCTAAAAGGTTAGGGGTGAAGCAACAACTTATAAGCAAATGGATTACAGGTTATTTAAACCCTAAACTTTCAACCTTAGAAAAAATTGCAAAAGCAACAAGTAAACCGCTTTCATACTTTTTAGACAACGAAGGCAGCGAGTACTACGCAAACGCAGGCGATAACTTCACAGTAGGAAGAAATATAAAAATAGGAGTTGACGCCAAAGAAATGGAGCTGCTAAAAAAAGAAATAGAGCTATTAAGAGAAGAAAACGCATTTTTAAGGGAACAAAATACCGTTTTAAAAGAGCAGTTAAAAACAAAATAAGACTTTCTTTTGGAAACAAGCAAGAACCAAAACTAAGGGGATATCATGGAAAAACTATTTTTTGTATTTCTATGC
The genomic region above belongs to Candidatus Endomicrobium procryptotermitis and contains:
- a CDS encoding helix-turn-helix domain-containing protein, with product MKQKKVVGKTIKAAAFDAGLTQTELAKRLGVKQQLISKWITGYLNPKLSTLEKIAKATSKPLSYFLDNEGSEYYANAGDNFTVGRNIKIGVDAKEMELLKKEIELLREENAFLREQNTVLKEQLKTK